Within Wyeomyia smithii strain HCP4-BCI-WySm-NY-G18 chromosome 2, ASM2978416v1, whole genome shotgun sequence, the genomic segment TATAATTATTTCACTATTTTCATTTATTACTGCTGACGTCATATGAACTATATCAAAGCGTTTTGTCAAAAACCAAGAGTTTTTGAATTTGTTGTCTAAAATAAAGTCTTCACTAAGGCGACAAGACACAACTTcaccttttttttaattctaggaAAGACGTAGTTATTCTGAGTTTTAGTACGTATTGCCGCTTTTTGTTCAGAAAGTCTGTTGGCCACCTGCTCCAAATTGTTTTGTCCATGCCGTAACAACTTTTTGATCTGATATAGCGCATTTTCAAACGGATAGGATGATATTGAGGGCAGTGGTCCAAACCTATTCACATCTTCAACTATGTGTTCTAAGTTATGGACATTACTGGTTAGGTATTCTTCTCCAtatatatttttgaattcaatGATGTAGCGTTCAAAAGTTTGTTGCGCTATCGGTCGGTAATCTTTATAGATGCTACATGAACAAATTGTAACAGCTACAAAAAGGAGCAAAAAGTGTTCGTACACATGGCTACTCAGAATATCTTCTAAAACAACAACACCAACATAGTTCAGAAATGATCTCCATTCTACGCCTTTCCAAAACGCCAAGCAGTCCATTCCCCGCATGGAACGATGTATTTCCGAAGGTAATCGggtttctaaaatcattttgtcGAGGTTTTCTATGTCACCAGAACATAGTTTTCCTGCGAATCCTAGTGTACCATCTCGCCATCCTATGAGGCATCGCTTCATTATACCTAGCTCCAACAGATGAAGAGAATCCGCTACAATGAAGTCTTTTATCATATTTAAGCCGGGTATTCTTAATAGTGGTGTATCTTCCTTGTGATGCCTGCCGTATTCCTTCATACGGAATTTCTTATCAGTTCGCAGAGTACAGTTCAGACTTGGAAAAATGACGGTTCGGGAAATATATGAATACTCTCCTTCAATCGTGCATTTATGGCATCCATTAATTCCATTGAAGTTCGTTACACCTTGAATTcaaaagtttgataaaaataaattacaagAGCAGATTGGGTAAAAACTTTATCTGGGACTATACTGTTCTCTTAGTACGATCATCTTTATACAAACAAAACCAAAATTCGAAATATCATGCTAATCTTTACCTTTAATAAACGCACGAGCGGGAGAATCACATATAATGCTTCTTATTCTCATTTTAATTGTATGTTCGTTTACAGAAATTCCTCTCGGCAGGATGTCAACTAGTTCATCAACGAAAGGTGATAAAAAATCTGTCAAACTTTTCGGTTTGACTTTTCCCAAAAATATCCCTACAGCCATTGGTGGAATATGCTGCATTTCATGTATGTTAAAAAGTATAGGCCAAAATTGGAACCTTGAACTTCTATGGATCGGTAGTCCATCTATATTGACATTGAGCTCTATTTGAATATCCTCGGAAAGATGTCTAAAACAGTTTTTCGAACACACCTCGAGCCCTTGGTGCCAATACTGACCACCCGGAACAGTTTTAATTTACCTTCCTATCTGCTGAGGCGTTTCCAAAAAAGTACGTGGGTCTAGTGGAATATTGACATCACCATATTCTTGTCGAATTATCTTTAGAAGCTCTCTCAATGCACGATGTGTAATGTTGAAATCGATTGCCCAAGAACGTAATCGATCAGAAATTGAATTCGAATTGAAGCTTTTCGAGTTTTCTAACTTATTTGTTTCGAACGATCCAATAACATCGGAGTTTATAGATGTTTCTGGCTCAAACAGCTCCTCGGCTAGGCTTGTTGAACTTTCGCTTGATTTTGAAGCTATTTCGTGCCCCGACGAGCCtatatttcacaaaaaaaccaaatcaaaaaccaatttttaaaagcAATGTCATTTACTTACTCGGTGAAGATTCCACTtcgggttgtttttttttttccggtGTATATTTTCTATTGGTGTTTTCTCCTCTCAATGCTGTTTCCAGAAATTTTTTATACTCGTCACGTTTATTTTTAACGTTTCTGTAAAATGTACCACTCCGTTTGTactttttataaatatttttattcatcgtGTTTTTTTGTATtgctttaaattttaaacaaatgtAGCTTGATAATAAGTAACAGTTGCCAAGTAATAAATTATGTAGTGTTGAGTATTAGCATTGGGAAAAATTCAGGAAAAAATCCATTTAATTGAATTCTGtctgttcttttttttctgtctatTCTTTTGTAATTGACCAAATTGTATCAGCAATCGACTCGTCTAGATCGATCTTctctattttgttgaaattttacaATATATTTCTCATATTTCTACGACAAACCTTGATTTTCttgtatattctgaaaattgcGCATAAATTTGTTGCGTCTGTTCAATCCAAATATTCTGGCATCGCTGACCATTGCTGAATCGCTGTTCAGTCTTCAGCAGGGATATCAgatatgcagatttgtctgcaaaatgcAGAATTTTAGAGTTCGATtgcaaatttttattgatttgcagatatttgcaattttttcatagtttctgcagatttttgtcagtgtcttcttatatttgcgcagactttctcaaaatgtgtgcatatatttgcagacgcagacatttttcaagaaCATATGGCATCTCTGGTCTTCATTGTTATTCCGCAGCTTCAAACTCCAGTGTCTTTTCGTTTATTGGTtcttttttcgttgtttttttttttggcaaataaACTACAATTTACGTGATGCAAGGTTATTTTAAATATAAAGTCAGATCAACCTATGCGCTAATTAGTGAAAATCTTCGATTTACAGGACATTACTTCTGTGTGGTACAAACCGTCGACGCCAGTAAGCCAGTGGTAACTGTGGTTCCGCATCAATGGATTGACGGAAAATTTCTTCTCTGGCCTCCTAAAAAACCCGATCGCCTAAGAAAAACTGCGTCTTCAAAACCAGAATCTAACTGAGGTAAGATTCCTTGTGTAATCAAAAGGCAGTACATTCCAACATTTGATGAGGCAGAAAAGGAAGCTGCATTTCTATCTGACAACAACGGATACCTCCGATACACCTGCACCACCAAAGAAAAGGCTGAAAAAAGCAACAACATCAATTCAAGAATTTGACTTAAACCATTTGCTAGAAAACGAGGGTTTGTAGCACATTATGTTGTATCATGTCTAAataattttacattttcattttcaagtaCTTCAACGACGTTTGTTACCATCGAAAACACATCTGCGTTAAgtgttgataatttggtttgcgAACCCATAGAAGGATTCGAAACAGAGCAACCAATTGCTACTTCTTATACGCTACCCGGTCCCAGTACTGCAATTATACACCGGAGTGAAGATCGTGCATTTGACCCACTATTTGACCGCGATGAACATGTGAGTAACTATATCGTCGGCtttgtgcaacactggcacaacatAAAATTTTGCATTGTTTAGTTTTTGATGGTAAACGATGCAAAATCTAGTTAAGTTTCATCCCACGAAACCTGGTTTCCAAATTCCCGAAAAATCCAGAgctatgagtagaagtgccttagctgcacaaatcgaaatttctccataaagttagtagaaataaggttttaacttggacaacgtgctcataatatgtgcataatagacccaaaagTGGTCAATGAGGATTGATAATTTTAAACTTCagagttttcttgaaaatcgaaaacatgaattttcgacgcaaattttcaaacgcgtatTCCTCAAAActgatttttgagttgtgccagtgttgcacgaaaccgacgatatgaagagCGACTCATACATAACATTACATTTTAGGGCTCTTCCTCTCAGTGCATTTTCACACTcacagatattttttttatgtttttaatgGATTGCTTTTTGAGCACCTGTACGGTAATTCTCTTTAGGAATGAGATTTTAGAGacatcaatttataataacattTACGTAGTTTTCTTCCCATACATTTTTTGTCTAAAAGTGTATTGTTTTTTATGAAGCGATAACATTACTGTCTACATTTTAGCCGAAACCGTTGTGACTgaatttgcagttttgtgacgaaatttggCGAGGGGGATGGTGAGGGTCAAGTCAAGCTACATAGCAATTAtgaagctagaaaaaaaaacagtttaaatATCAACTTCTTTGTAAATCTAAGATTTTATGCTTGAATTCTTACTGATACTAGATATgatgaaataattttgtttattttgttttttttttaattattattttgtttcttCTTAGCCTTTTTATACTTTCTTGTCTTTTAGTATTTATTAATGATACAATGTAACATACATGCATTGGCaatagaaaaataatgttataaagctacgtcattATCTAAGGGGGGTCTgcaactttgtgacgaaatgctacgttttgaggGCCCACCTGGGTTGAGTTGGGGGTCGgtggtgaaaaaaataaaaaagctacaTCATTTACGGGATGCTGCCTTATGTTGTGCGAGGGTTGATAGCAAAAGGCATTCGAAATTACTTCCATCTAATCCAACTTTATCTTTATGTGTGTCGGCAGGTAACAATGAACGACGTTATGCAAAAGATTGACATGGCAAAAAACGAAATTATTTCTACTGTGCAGCAGACGATGGAAAGTTTGGTTACCAGAACTATATCAGTTATAAAAAGTGACTTCGACACTAAAATCCTGCATTTGCAAAATTCAATACGGCCAACAAGCGTTGTATCAAAGAACTTTTCATTTTCATTAGTTTGCACTATCGAACAATTACAAGAGCTGGATTCGAAGCTCGAAGATCATCTATACACAGAAAACGTGGTAAGTGCAGATTGAGTAAAATTGTAATTATTTATCATAGAAGAACCTAAAAATATTAACTTCAACAAATCTAGCTGTTCAACTTTAAAAATGTGTATAACTTTCTCAACACATCTTTCAATactttccagaaaaaatatatgatGGACAAGATAAGCAATGTTGCAGATACAGTCAATGGGCAAAATACATGCTACGAGCTTGTTGATCATTTTTTTGATCGAAAGCTAATGTTGAAATGTTCATGGACCGGTGCAAGCAAAAATGAAAACCCAAAATGTGCACTACGTTTGTATAAAAACGTTCTCAACACATTTTTCGAAATCGTCAAGGGTATCAATTCAAGCTTTAACGTCAAATTGATGGAACATTTTTTCAAGTCAGTCACGAGAAATTCTAAGAAGCGTTGTGAAGCCAAGGGGTTGCGCTGCTCGACCGTTCACCGGAGATCAAAAAAAAAGATCACTTCCGTTGCAAGTAATTTAtctgttatatatatatatatatatatatatatatatatatatatatatatatatatatatatatatatatatatatatatatatatatatatatatatatatatatatatatatatatatatatatatatatatatatataagcaaACAGCGACACAGAAGAAAAAAGTGATAGTGAAGATTGAGCATCTGTTACGTTTTCGCCTAGTTTTAAGTTAtcttttattaattatttattttatgctAAGCTTGATCTGTAATTCGTTATTCTGTATGTAACTTAAGAGTAGAAGCAGGACAAAAAAGATTCAACACTATgtatttctgctgaatgtacaaaATCGAAATGTTTGTTCTAATAAAAGGCTTTTTTTATGGCACactataatttattttattagttttgtTGCTTCCCAGTAGGGCGCTGTGTACTCAGTACTACTGAtgaattaaattgaattttgtgTTATTCGTGTTATAAAGGATTCAGGCTTGATTCAATGTACGCAACGTCAAATAGCATGCACACGCTGATAGATGCACTAAGTTTGTGTTTGTCTGATTAATTGTTGCTGACTGCTTTATTGATATGATTGTTTTCACCTTGTAATCTATTCAGACGAACCACCCACATGCATACAGTcactttaattattttaataattaCTACTAATTACTAATTTACTCATAAACAATACCGTTACCCAATAGTCACCTTAGTTGAGTACTAGCTTATTAATAATTAGTTCAGTCGAATTCCGCTTCATAACATAAgcttaaaaagctgtaaaataACGAAGTTGTTTGCTgggaaatttagaaaaaaacctTTATACTGCAATAAACCCAACAAACGACGCCTTTAAAAGGAGGTTTCATAAACATGTTGATCTAACCTTCGCGTCTATAAGCGTTGAAAAATTGTAtcttgaaagatttcaaacgcatGTATGCAGCACTTAAACAACACATGCCAAATAACAGTTGCCGGGTTGCCGTTTAGTACACTCAATGAGCTTTTATTAGGCGAAAACGCCGCTGATGGAGGAAACCTTTGAAGCGCTTTAACGCAGCACATATTTGTTAGTGTTGCTTGTAATTTTTTGCAAACCTTTGGATAACTTCTATTCAGCTAGAGTTCCACTATTGAATAAGTACATGAACAAAGGATGGTGAAACATTTGTACAACAAATAATTCAACGTGTTGCTTATTCAGCACCGGTTGCTTCTATACTGCTTTTATTCCACATTTGCTCTCTTAACGGCTTCCAAATTGTTCCTTGGGAAGTTTTGTGGCTTAATAAtacaacgtagagctatgcctatttttgaaagtatttgagaacacgttattattgagcactcctttttggctttaaatgtgtggcttaagtaaaacaaatttcgaatttggccctatgctgcgtttggctcagattttgacagttcgtttggctcacaacattctctctatctatttcttcatctaagttttgctagtgcaaattgACTTGTGCGATgtttatactgacagtggcagcttttcagtggttccagctcgtatcaactagctggcatctctatccgatttgctttgctttatcgcagctaacatcgcagcggttctacgatgtgtgggctccactgacactgacagacagcataacatagcgtatgaaaagtggcggtgttctcgtgtacacattgagatgttagcccttgtaacatggcgcgatgtcagctagctggtccgtatgcattagcgaacctatacattagagaaatgacaaggcactcaccgttaaggcaactgtcaacatcaaaacggataacggcaatgcaaaattatacagatcgcccgttttgatgttgacagctgccttaacggtgagtgtctcggcgtctctctggtgtataggctgactagtatgcataaaagaatatcgatacaaatatcgcggttttcagtatcgatacggtcgagtatcggacgACTGTGTATCGTtccaaaaatcgaaatatcgtcttaaaagtatcgatattttcgataccgatacaatatcgcccattgctactgCGGATGACGTCCGTTCAAACTCCGACAAAACTGCTCGCGGATTTTTCGCGTGCACCGAGTGTCACTTTTGTCTCGTCAAATTCTAGCCGCAGTCACCGCGAGAGTGAATATAACGCCAGGAAAAAACAACGTTTTAGTGGTTTTACCATTGCTGGTAAGCATAAAAATAGCTTACGTACATTGTGCGATAACCATACGCAATTCAAAACTGCGCGTTCGCAAAAACAAGCTATGCTGAAGAAAATCGACGGCTAAAttcttctcacttcgcgtgttCAACATTCGACACATTTGGGAAGAAAAGCCCTTTTGTTGTTGTGCTCTGTCTTCGAAGCGGTAGCCTTGTGTCTTAAAAAAAGGAATTTTGGATTTACTACAGGGGAGTAGCCTTCGGAACTGCTTGCAATTCGAGCTCATCAATGGCATCACCGCTAGAACATTACGTGAATCACGTCCGCACTATGAGCAGTGCCGGTAATTTACTTGGTGATATAGAAATTTGGAAGCTGCGATATTTATTTTAAGTCTATTCTACAGGAAGCTTTCGTGAATTGGTGGAATATCTGCTGGAATCAACAGAACTGCTGGCGAAGAACGGGAACATCTTAGATAATGTGTTGGAAACACTAGATATTCAGCAGCATTCGTTGGGAGTGCTGTTCGTGCTGGTGATCAAATTCAGCGAACCGAATGTAAGAGATTCGATTCCTGCTCACGCTATGGTATCGTCTAAATTGTATCGCTTTTTTTTAGAATCACGACGACGCAGAAAATGTGCTTCGGGTTGTGAGAGAGTTTATCACACTATGCAACGGAGAACAAGTCAGATTTGCTACGCAACCATGTAAGTTTCTATCTAATGCACATATTTTGATAGCTTTAGCTAATAGTCTGCTTTGCTGGTTAGATTTCGAGCTTTGTCACCAATTTACTACAGCTTTGGTGAAAAACAAACAATACACAATTCAGGGCATTCAGGTGCTTGCGTTGGCAGTGGAGAAAATCAGACTATACGACACTCAGCTTACCCCCGTCCACGCCGATTTGTGTCAGCTCTGTCTGTGCGCAAAAGTGTTCAGTCCGGCGTTGCGCTTTTTGGACATGGATATCACAGCTATTGCGACTACCGACGATAGCCATCACGATACCAAGTACTTTCTGCTGTATTACTACTACGGTGGAATGTTGTACGCGGCGGTGAAAAATTACGAACGGGCACTGTACTTCTTCGAGGTAGCGGTTTCAACACCAGCCCTAGCCATGTCGCACATAATGCTGGAATCATACAAAAAGTACATCCTCATTTCCCTAATATTGCACGGGAAAGTCGTTGCTATCCCGAAATATTCCTCCCAGGTCATCTCGCGGTTTATGAAACCCTTGAGCCATGCCTACCATGACCTCTCCAGTGCATACAACAGTTCCAACAGCGACGAGGTGCGGCTCATCGTCAACAAATACCGGGACTCGTTCATCCGCGATACGAATATGGGTCTGGTGAAGCAGGTCGTTTCTTCACTATATAAAAAGAACATCCAACGTCTAACAAAAACCTTCCTGACGTTGTCGCTAGCGGACGTGGCCAGCCGGGTGCAGCTGTCTGGACCGGCAGAAGCGGAAAAGTATATCCTAAATATGGTGAGTGGAGAACTTATACGTAATTTACTtaactttataaaaaaatagtactTTAACTCCTTGTATTCGTTTTCCTGTGTGGTTAGAGCTCTTTTAGCTTATTTAAAATGCAGTGGTGAGTACTATTCCGCTAACTCGCCAATTTACTAATTGATGGCACTAACATTCACTAAACGGTTTCATTAATGCTTGAGTCGATTATCGAAACTTTCAACGTCTCTTAAGATTTGTGAAATGTTGATGACGTgccgaaaaatgtttcaaattatAAACAGAGCAACATATAGAATTATATTAcaactaaaaaaaaagtatGTTAAAGCTAACAATCTCCCAGTTGGTCTTAAGTTacgtgctggcctaacaaactagtcgtcgtaggttcgagtctcggctcgggagagactgctagtgtcagtatgatcgtagcgctagccccgcaattgtcctgtacactacatcagttggctgcgaagtctatgtaAGTCTCtaaaataaaagataaaaagtctatgtataataaacagaaagtcAAGATCTgaatcggaatatagcaccaaggctttgcttttaggccaataaaaatcCCAACGTTCGTTAATTCATTTGCTTATATAAACACCGCTTTGGGTCGTTTGTAAATAAATGATAAGCATATCAGTTACCCTCAATAATGATATTACCGATAATGTGAAGTgcagtgcggaatacagcaaactCAAACATAACTAAGATCGCTGATaaatgtgcaaataaaattcagaTGAGGCAATAAAAATAGTACGGGatgttaatattttttcaacctgTACAATCAAAATCTTATCAATTGATATAAAAATTTACTCAACCCTAAGATTCATTTCTCTTatgggattttttttatatattttcttccGCTCGATTTCGCGATTTACTGCATCAAAataacgtaaacaaaacgagtgagagttatatctCTTCACTACACTA encodes:
- the LOC129723553 gene encoding COP9 signalosome complex subunit 3, producing MASPLEHYVNHVRTMSSAGSFRELVEYLLESTELLAKNGNILDNVLETLDIQQHSLGVLFVLVIKFSEPNNHDDAENVLRVVREFITLCNGEQVRFATQPYFELCHQFTTALVKNKQYTIQGIQVLALAVEKIRLYDTQLTPVHADLCQLCLCAKVFSPALRFLDMDITAIATTDDSHHDTKYFLLYYYYGGMLYAAVKNYERALYFFEVAVSTPALAMSHIMLESYKKYILISLILHGKVVAIPKYSSQVISRFMKPLSHAYHDLSSAYNSSNSDEVRLIVNKYRDSFIRDTNMGLVKQVVSSLYKKNIQRLTKTFLTLSLADVASRVQLSGPAEAEKYILNMIKSGEIFASINQKDGMVVFKDDPEKYDSPDMFNKVQHEISRVMDLNKQILKMEEDIMLNPVYIKKSMGNQDDDILGGQHSKSFSGDPAE
- the LOC129719673 gene encoding uncharacterized protein LOC129719673 — protein: MNDVMQKIDMAKNEIISTVQQTMESLVTRTISVIKSDFDTKILHLQNSIRPTSVVSKNFSFSLVCTIEQLQELDSKLEDHLYTENVKKYMMDKISNVADTVNGQNTCYELVDHFFDRKLMLKCSWTGASKNENPKCALRLYKNVLNTFFEIVKGINSSFNVKLMEHFFKSVTRNSKKRCEAKGLRCSTVHRRSKKKITSVAITLVEY